Proteins from one Embleya scabrispora genomic window:
- a CDS encoding inositol-3-phosphate synthase → MGSVRVAIVGVGNCAASLVQGVEYYKDADPNSRVPGLMHVQFGEYHVRDVEFVAAFDVDAKKVGFDLSDAIGASENNTIKICDVPPSGVTVQRGHTLDGLGKYYRETIEESTDAPVDVVKVLKDQAVDVLVCYLPVGSEDAAKFYAQCAIDAKVAFVNALPVFIAGTKEWADKFTEAGVPIVGDDIKSQVGATITHRVMAKLFEDRGVLLERTMQLNVGGNMDFKNMLERERLESKKISKTQSVTSQVDRDLGSDNVHIGPSDYVAWLDDRKWAYVRLEGRAFGDVPLNLEYKLEVWDSPNSAGVIIDAVRAAKIAKDRGIGGPILSASSYFMKSPPVQYFDDEARNAVESFIKGDIER, encoded by the coding sequence ATGGGTTCGGTTCGCGTAGCCATCGTCGGCGTGGGCAACTGCGCCGCTTCGCTGGTGCAGGGCGTCGAGTACTACAAGGACGCCGACCCGAACAGCCGCGTCCCCGGCCTGATGCACGTGCAGTTCGGCGAGTATCACGTGCGTGACGTCGAGTTCGTGGCCGCTTTCGATGTGGACGCCAAGAAGGTCGGCTTCGACCTCTCCGACGCCATCGGTGCCAGCGAGAACAACACGATCAAGATCTGCGACGTGCCGCCGTCGGGCGTCACCGTGCAGCGTGGGCACACCCTGGACGGTCTCGGCAAGTACTACCGCGAGACCATCGAGGAGTCGACCGACGCCCCCGTCGACGTGGTCAAGGTCCTCAAGGACCAGGCCGTCGACGTCCTCGTCTGCTACCTCCCGGTGGGCTCCGAGGACGCGGCGAAGTTCTACGCCCAGTGCGCCATCGACGCCAAGGTCGCGTTCGTCAACGCCCTCCCGGTCTTCATCGCCGGCACCAAGGAGTGGGCGGACAAGTTCACCGAGGCGGGCGTGCCGATCGTCGGCGACGACATCAAGTCGCAGGTGGGCGCCACGATCACGCACCGCGTGATGGCGAAGCTCTTCGAGGACCGCGGTGTCCTGCTCGAGCGCACCATGCAGCTGAACGTCGGCGGCAACATGGACTTCAAGAACATGTTGGAGCGCGAGCGCCTGGAGTCGAAGAAGATCTCCAAGACGCAGTCGGTCACCTCGCAGGTCGACCGCGACCTCGGCTCGGACAACGTGCACATCGGCCCGTCGGACTACGTCGCGTGGCTCGACGACCGCAAGTGGGCGTACGTGCGCCTCGAGGGTCGCGCCTTCGGCGACGTGCCGCTGAACCTGGAGTACAAGCTCGAGGTCTGGGACTCGCCGAACTCGGCCGGTGTCATCATCGACGCCGTGCGCGCGGCGAAGATCGCCAAGGACCGCGGCATCGGTGGCCCGATCCTGTCGGCGTCCTCCTACTTCATGAAGTCGCCGCCGGTGCAGTACTTCGACGACGAGGCCCGCAACGCCGTCGAGTCCTTCATCAAGGGCGACATCGAGCGCTGA
- a CDS encoding MFS transporter — protein sequence MALIRDLRSLLKLRDFRRLFATRLTSQLSDGAFQVAIAGQAFFSPEKQTSAADIAAAFAVLLLPYSLVGPFTGVLLDRWRRRQVLVLCNLLRAVLVALTAGLVLLGVPDPVFYAAALVVLSVNRFVLAGLSASLPRVVPAERLVTANSVSPTAGTVAAAVGGGAAVLVHTFLAEGSGATALVIVVSGLLYLGSAAVAATMPSDLLGPDPDRVLPDVRRALRSVARGLREGAVHVWRRRAPAHALAAITAMRFCYGVLTVMTVLLCRNTFNDPGDTDGGLATFGITVSVSALGFFVAAVITPGVTARIGVPAWIGACALAGAVCQAALGLPFLFAPMVAGAFLLGVTSQGAKIGVDTIVQTTVDDAYRGRVFSVYDVLFNVAFVGAAAVAALGLPDDGRSPAVLLGVAGVYALTGVLYGLASRRHPPVIIEGSPTGNGRP from the coding sequence GTGGCCCTCATCCGTGATCTGCGCTCGCTGCTGAAGCTGCGCGACTTCCGTCGGCTCTTCGCCACCCGGCTGACCTCGCAGCTGTCCGACGGTGCCTTCCAGGTGGCCATCGCGGGCCAGGCGTTCTTCTCGCCGGAGAAACAGACCTCGGCGGCGGACATCGCCGCCGCGTTCGCGGTGCTGCTGCTGCCCTATTCCCTGGTCGGGCCGTTCACCGGGGTCCTGCTCGACCGGTGGCGGCGGCGGCAGGTGCTGGTGCTGTGCAACCTGCTGCGGGCGGTGCTGGTCGCGCTGACCGCGGGTCTGGTGCTGCTCGGGGTGCCCGATCCGGTCTTCTACGCGGCGGCCCTGGTGGTGCTGTCGGTGAATCGGTTCGTGCTCGCCGGGTTGTCCGCGTCGCTGCCGCGCGTGGTGCCGGCCGAGCGGCTGGTGACGGCGAACTCGGTGTCGCCCACGGCAGGCACGGTGGCGGCGGCGGTCGGCGGCGGGGCCGCGGTGCTCGTGCACACGTTCCTGGCCGAGGGTTCGGGGGCCACCGCGCTGGTGATCGTGGTGTCCGGCCTGCTGTACCTGGGCTCGGCGGCGGTCGCCGCGACGATGCCGAGCGATCTGCTCGGGCCCGATCCCGACCGGGTGTTGCCGGATGTGCGCCGGGCGCTGCGCTCGGTGGCCCGGGGGCTGCGCGAGGGGGCGGTGCATGTGTGGCGGCGCCGGGCGCCCGCGCACGCGTTGGCCGCGATCACCGCGATGCGGTTCTGCTACGGCGTGCTGACCGTGATGACGGTGCTGCTGTGCCGCAACACGTTCAACGATCCGGGCGACACCGACGGCGGTCTCGCGACCTTCGGGATCACGGTGAGCGTGTCCGCGCTCGGCTTCTTCGTGGCGGCCGTGATCACGCCGGGGGTCACCGCGCGAATCGGCGTCCCGGCCTGGATCGGCGCGTGCGCGCTGGCCGGGGCGGTGTGCCAGGCGGCGCTCGGGCTGCCGTTCCTGTTCGCGCCGATGGTGGCGGGCGCCTTCCTGCTCGGGGTGACCTCGCAGGGCGCCAAGATCGGGGTGGACACGATCGTGCAGACCACCGTCGACGACGCGTACCGGGGTCGGGTGTTCTCCGTCTACGACGTGCTCTTCAACGTCGCGTTCGTCGGCGCGGCCGCGGTCGCCGCGCTCGGACTGCCCGACGACGGTCGGTCCCCGGCGGTGCTGCTGGGGGTCGCCGGGGTGTACGCGCTGACCGGAGTCCTGTACGGCCTGGCGTCGCGCCGCCACCCTCCGGTGATCATCGAGGGCTCACCGACGGGAAACGGCCGGCCGTAA
- a CDS encoding LppU/SCO3897 family protein, with the protein MSNDAGPGENNPLPYRPAWTENTPPHGHELAAREPAAPHAPVAGRPRVDGRASRRAAERPRRGRAALIATVAVLLIGGGTAAGGWWYVHKDDGDGVRVHEGDCLRDKTSIDADPVPCEDPQARFIVVERVRDTTDTDVCDSLPGDPIALASDPAQDRFVLCLAARK; encoded by the coding sequence ATGTCCAACGACGCCGGTCCGGGTGAAAACAATCCTTTGCCGTACAGACCGGCATGGACCGAGAACACTCCGCCGCACGGGCACGAGCTCGCCGCCCGCGAGCCGGCGGCCCCGCACGCCCCGGTGGCCGGTCGCCCGCGGGTCGACGGGCGCGCGAGCCGGCGGGCGGCCGAACGCCCGCGGCGCGGCCGCGCGGCGCTGATCGCGACCGTGGCCGTGCTGCTGATCGGCGGCGGAACCGCCGCCGGCGGCTGGTGGTACGTGCACAAGGACGACGGCGACGGGGTCCGCGTCCACGAGGGCGACTGCCTGCGGGACAAGACGAGCATCGACGCCGACCCGGTCCCGTGCGAGGACCCGCAGGCCCGCTTCATCGTGGTCGAACGGGTCCGGGACACGACGGACACCGACGTCTGCGACTCGCTGCCGGGCGACCCGATCGCGCTGGCCTCGGATCCGGCGCAGGACCGCTTCGTACTGTGTCTCGCGGCACGAAAGTAA